From Laspinema palackyanum D2c, one genomic window encodes:
- the cydB gene encoding cytochrome d ubiquinol oxidase subunit II — translation METLSYFLPQVWFGILALFLFLYVMLDGFDLGVGILSVTASSEDRRDILMTSLSNIWDANETWLVLMGGGLFGGFPLAYATILNALYIPIFVMLFGFIFRAVAFEFREQSTRKVLWNLAFGGGSFLAALGQGFALGAVLKGIEVDAKGHFIGGTWDWLSWQSILVALTLIQGYVLIGSTYLIWKTTGELQETHYKTAKLASITTLIGAILITIVTPIFYEQARMRLFDRPQVYVFALIPLLGVVLIWLLLKSLDRKQERMPFVWTILLFVLTFLGLALVVFPYIIPSQITIYEAAADPSSLVIMIVMIGALIPVMLFYNLYQYVVFRGKITGGHYE, via the coding sequence GTGGAGACACTCAGTTATTTTTTACCTCAAGTTTGGTTTGGAATTTTAGCCCTCTTCCTGTTTCTTTACGTCATGTTGGACGGGTTCGATTTAGGAGTAGGAATTTTATCCGTGACTGCTTCATCTGAAGACAGACGCGATATTTTAATGACCAGCTTGAGCAATATTTGGGATGCCAATGAAACTTGGCTTGTGTTGATGGGAGGGGGTTTATTTGGGGGATTCCCCCTAGCCTATGCTACCATTCTCAACGCGCTTTATATTCCCATTTTTGTGATGTTATTTGGGTTCATTTTTCGGGCGGTGGCCTTCGAGTTTCGAGAGCAATCTACCCGCAAAGTCTTGTGGAATTTAGCCTTTGGTGGGGGAAGTTTTCTGGCTGCATTGGGTCAAGGATTTGCCTTGGGTGCTGTCCTGAAAGGCATTGAAGTCGATGCCAAAGGTCATTTTATTGGCGGCACTTGGGACTGGTTGAGTTGGCAATCTATTTTAGTGGCCTTAACTTTAATTCAAGGCTATGTTTTGATTGGATCAACTTATCTGATTTGGAAAACCACTGGCGAACTCCAAGAAACCCACTATAAGACGGCCAAACTGGCATCCATAACAACTTTAATCGGCGCAATTTTGATTACCATTGTCACCCCCATCTTTTATGAACAAGCCAGAATGCGCTTATTTGACCGACCCCAAGTTTATGTGTTTGCCCTGATTCCTTTACTGGGTGTGGTGTTAATTTGGCTATTGCTGAAAAGCTTGGATCGCAAACAGGAAAGAATGCCGTTTGTTTGGACAATTCTGCTGTTTGTCTTAACATTTTTAGGCTTGGCCCTTGTGGTGTTTCCCTACATCATCCCCTCGCAAATTACCATCTACGAAGCCGCAGCGGACCCCAGTTCGTTAGTGATTATGATCGTGATGATTGGGGCGCTGATTCCGGTGATGTTGTTCTACAATCTCTATCAATATGTTGTATTCCGAGGCAAAATCACTGGGGGACATTATGAATAG
- a CDS encoding cytochrome ubiquinol oxidase subunit I, with translation MDFLSDTLVLSRMQFALTAIFHMLWPVLTTGMSIYLVIVEGIWLKTRNKDYYYHARFWSKLFVLNFGIGVATGIPMEFQFGTNWAPFSEAVGNFFGSVIGFEASWAFMLEAAFLGIMVFGWERVNSVIHYLSTILVAVGSNLSTFWILTANSWMQTPAGGELVDGKFVVRDYFEAITNPFMLNSVLHMFFATLETSLFVIGGISACYILKNRHHEFFSKSFKIVVAAAIAVAPLQLYIGHLSGEQVYHYQPAKLAAMEAQWETIPAGQGGDWSLVAFPNEKAQKNDWEITVPNALGYILEFKKELTLPVKGLKEWQPEDRPHLVGLIYYAFRTMIAIGFFLAGLMLISTLQWMRGKLSPENISQQRWLMGSWIFAAPLGYIAIESGWIVRCVGRQPWTLYGQIRTVDSASNLPASNVLTSLTAFAVVYSILFFCVLYFGSRIIRRGPRFDLPIPGLEPQPALETQPGEFIPDERPVEAKQ, from the coding sequence GTGGATTTTCTTTCCGATACCCTAGTGTTATCGCGGATGCAATTTGCGCTGACCGCTATTTTTCATATGCTGTGGCCAGTTCTGACTACCGGGATGTCAATTTATTTGGTAATTGTCGAGGGAATTTGGCTGAAAACGCGCAATAAAGACTACTACTACCATGCCCGATTTTGGTCCAAATTATTTGTCTTAAATTTTGGAATTGGGGTGGCAACAGGGATTCCGATGGAATTCCAGTTCGGCACAAACTGGGCACCGTTTTCTGAAGCAGTGGGCAACTTTTTTGGCAGTGTCATTGGGTTTGAAGCATCCTGGGCGTTTATGCTAGAAGCGGCCTTTTTAGGAATTATGGTGTTTGGTTGGGAAAGGGTGAATTCCGTGATTCACTATTTGTCTACTATTTTAGTGGCAGTCGGGTCCAATTTATCCACATTTTGGATCTTAACCGCCAATTCCTGGATGCAAACTCCTGCAGGAGGAGAATTAGTAGATGGAAAATTTGTAGTGCGGGATTATTTTGAAGCGATTACCAATCCCTTCATGCTGAACAGCGTCCTGCATATGTTTTTTGCCACTCTGGAAACCTCGCTATTTGTGATTGGAGGAATTAGCGCCTGCTACATTCTTAAAAATCGCCACCATGAATTTTTTAGTAAGTCGTTTAAAATTGTCGTGGCAGCAGCGATCGCAGTGGCCCCGTTACAACTCTATATCGGCCATTTAAGCGGTGAACAAGTCTATCACTACCAACCGGCCAAATTAGCCGCAATGGAAGCTCAATGGGAAACCATTCCCGCTGGACAAGGGGGAGATTGGAGTTTAGTAGCATTCCCCAATGAAAAAGCCCAGAAAAATGACTGGGAAATTACAGTTCCCAATGCCTTGGGATACATTTTGGAATTTAAAAAAGAACTCACCCTTCCCGTCAAAGGACTGAAAGAATGGCAACCGGAGGACCGACCCCATTTAGTCGGGTTAATTTACTATGCCTTTCGGACCATGATTGCCATTGGGTTCTTTTTAGCGGGTTTAATGCTAATTTCTACCCTTCAATGGATGCGCGGGAAACTTTCTCCCGAAAATATTAGCCAACAACGGTGGTTAATGGGAAGCTGGATTTTTGCTGCACCCTTGGGATATATTGCCATTGAATCCGGGTGGATTGTGCGCTGTGTGGGGAGGCAACCCTGGACTTTATATGGACAAATCCGCACCGTTGATTCGGCTTCTAATCTTCCGGCGAGTAATGTTTTAACCTCATTAACTGCGTTTGCAGTCGTTTATAGCATTTTATTCTTCTGTGTCCTCTATTTTGGCAGCCGGATTATTCGTCGCGGCCCCCGATTTGACTTACCCATTCCTGGGTTAGAACCACAACCGGCCCTAGAAACTCAACCGGGAGAATTTATCCCCGATGAACGACCTGTAGAAGCAAAACAATAG
- a CDS encoding AAA family ATPase, giving the protein MSQSKLPQAIAEMMQGDFYPHPVQEPITLMQTHASFLLLTGDYVYKVKKPVNFGFLDYSTLEKRHHFCDEELRLNQQIAPELYLEVVTVTKKGSHLELNGKGEPVEYALKMRQFPQESLLIHQFEQGQLTQEQMEQLGQVVAEFHRQTPTNDSIKSFGTVAKIREAIDNNYKQSQTYINGPQTRQQFEETKAYSDNFFAERSANFEQRMQTDKIRECHGDLHLKNIARWDNQILLFDRIEFNEAFRFVDVMYDIGFIVMDIEARGRQDLANGFLNTYLEQTGDWQGLQVLRLYLSRQAYVRAKVTSLMLDDANIAQEEKEEAWRTAAQYYQLAWQYTQPRQGRLILMSGLSGSGKSTIARQLARATGAIQIRSDAVRKHLAGIPLQSTGSDEIYSAEMTAQTYARLLELGIMAASEGWTVILDAKYDRQGLREEAIAAAKDRGLPLQILHCTAPIAILRDRLNQRQGDIADATADLLDRQQQTAEVFCESELPYVISLDTTADIDAQLKPIISQLSV; this is encoded by the coding sequence ATGAGTCAGTCCAAACTTCCCCAGGCGATCGCCGAGATGATGCAGGGGGACTTTTATCCCCATCCAGTGCAAGAACCCATCACCTTGATGCAAACCCACGCCTCGTTTTTGCTGCTGACGGGAGACTATGTTTATAAAGTCAAAAAACCAGTTAATTTTGGCTTTTTAGATTACTCCACCCTGGAAAAACGCCATCATTTCTGCGATGAAGAGTTGCGCCTAAACCAACAGATTGCCCCTGAACTCTATCTGGAAGTCGTGACGGTTACTAAAAAGGGCAGTCACCTGGAACTGAATGGCAAGGGAGAACCCGTCGAATATGCCTTGAAAATGCGGCAGTTTCCTCAAGAATCTTTATTAATTCATCAATTTGAGCAGGGTCAACTCACCCAAGAGCAGATGGAACAATTAGGCCAAGTTGTGGCGGAGTTCCATCGGCAAACGCCAACGAATGACTCGATTAAAAGTTTTGGCACAGTGGCTAAAATCCGGGAGGCGATCGATAATAATTACAAGCAATCCCAAACTTATATCAATGGACCCCAAACCCGCCAGCAATTTGAAGAAACCAAAGCCTACAGCGACAACTTTTTTGCTGAACGGTCCGCTAACTTTGAGCAGCGAATGCAAACGGATAAAATTCGCGAATGTCACGGGGATTTACATTTAAAAAATATTGCCCGGTGGGATAATCAGATTCTGCTGTTCGATCGCATTGAATTTAACGAAGCCTTTCGGTTTGTGGATGTCATGTATGATATTGGTTTTATCGTCATGGATATAGAAGCCCGGGGACGGCAGGACCTCGCTAACGGGTTTTTAAATACTTATTTGGAACAAACTGGCGACTGGCAAGGGTTGCAAGTGTTACGATTATACTTAAGTCGGCAGGCTTATGTGCGCGCTAAAGTGACCTCATTGATGTTAGATGATGCCAACATTGCCCAGGAGGAGAAGGAAGAAGCATGGCGAACCGCCGCCCAGTATTATCAATTAGCATGGCAGTACACCCAACCTCGCCAAGGGCGATTGATTTTAATGTCCGGTTTATCCGGTTCGGGAAAAAGTACGATCGCCCGCCAGTTGGCGAGGGCGACTGGGGCGATTCAGATCCGTTCAGATGCAGTCCGCAAGCATTTGGCGGGGATTCCCCTCCAATCCACAGGGAGTGATGAGATATACAGTGCAGAAATGACCGCCCAGACTTATGCTCGATTGTTAGAATTGGGGATAATGGCAGCAAGTGAGGGATGGACGGTGATTTTGGATGCAAAATATGACCGGCAAGGGTTGAGGGAAGAGGCGATCGCTGCTGCTAAAGACAGAGGATTGCCGTTGCAGATTCTGCATTGTACCGCCCCGATCGCCATCTTGCGCGATCGGCTCAATCAGCGCCAAGGAGATATCGCCGATGCCACTGCTGATCTCCTCGATCGCCAACAACAAACTGCTGAAGTCTTTTGTGAGAGTGAACTTCCCTACGTTATCTCCCTAGACACCACCGCCGATATCGATGCCCAATTAAAGCCAATTATCAGCCAACTCAGTGTATAA
- a CDS encoding adenosine kinase → MSNYHVYGIGNALVDIEYEISPELMAQMQIDKGVMTLIEEDRHHSLLEQFSDRPCKKSCGGSAANTIIAVSQLGGKGFYSCKVAQDETGTFYLEDLLRNGVETNLQNQTRPEGVTGKCLVFVTPDADRTMNTYLGITGSFGTTELVPDAIAASEYLYIEGYLVSSPTGQKAAIKAREIASQSGVKTALSLSDINMVNFFKQGLWDIIGPGLDFILANESEALTMAETDTIDEAVAHLKTLAKRFAITLGAKGSIIFDGEKLIEIPAISVQAIDTVGAGDMYAGAFLYGMTHGMSDAEAGQLAAKAAGRIVTTYGPRLSKEETRSLLAG, encoded by the coding sequence ATGAGCAATTATCACGTTTATGGTATCGGCAATGCTTTGGTGGATATAGAATATGAAATATCCCCCGAACTCATGGCCCAGATGCAAATCGATAAAGGAGTCATGACCTTAATTGAGGAAGATCGGCATCATTCCCTTCTGGAACAATTCAGCGATCGCCCTTGTAAAAAAAGTTGTGGGGGTTCTGCCGCCAATACCATTATCGCCGTCAGTCAATTGGGGGGCAAAGGCTTTTATTCCTGTAAAGTTGCCCAGGATGAAACGGGTACGTTCTATCTGGAAGACCTCCTCCGCAACGGCGTAGAGACAAATTTACAAAATCAAACTCGACCGGAAGGGGTAACCGGAAAATGTCTGGTATTCGTAACTCCTGATGCCGATCGCACCATGAATACTTATTTAGGGATTACCGGCAGTTTTGGAACAACGGAACTGGTTCCGGATGCAATTGCGGCATCGGAATATCTCTACATCGAAGGCTATCTCGTCAGTTCCCCCACGGGACAAAAAGCGGCGATTAAAGCCCGAGAAATCGCCAGTCAATCCGGAGTTAAAACTGCCCTGTCTCTCTCGGATATCAATATGGTGAACTTTTTCAAACAGGGTTTGTGGGACATAATTGGACCCGGACTAGATTTTATTTTGGCCAACGAAAGTGAAGCCTTAACAATGGCTGAAACGGATACCATTGATGAGGCAGTTGCCCATTTAAAAACCCTCGCCAAACGCTTTGCGATTACCCTGGGTGCGAAAGGGTCAATCATTTTTGATGGGGAAAAACTCATCGAAATTCCGGCAATTTCCGTGCAGGCGATCGATACCGTGGGCGCGGGAGATATGTATGCCGGAGCCTTTTTGTATGGAATGACTCATGGCATGAGTGATGCCGAAGCGGGACAATTAGCGGCGAAAGCAGCAGGGCGGATTGTTACCACCTACGGCCCTCGGTTATCGAAAGAAGAGACGCGATCGCTCCTAGCAGGATAA
- a CDS encoding 50S ribosomal protein L25/general stress protein Ctc has protein sequence MTVIVECQKRQEGSKPKALRREGLIPASLYGHQGSESIDLTIPAKVAEKLLKEASVNNTLVDLNIPDLSWKGKTILREVQTHPWKSTSVYHISFFAVSAGTSLDLVVPLHLVGEPYGVTQEGGVLDVVMTELPIQCTRDNIPDSIEIDITHLKLGDALHVSELPLSEGVSAHVEGDRIVLTILQSRNTEKSTDEESAEEGVTA, from the coding sequence ATGACAGTCATCGTTGAATGCCAAAAACGCCAGGAAGGAAGCAAACCCAAGGCCCTGCGACGGGAAGGATTGATTCCGGCGTCCCTGTATGGTCATCAAGGCAGCGAATCCATTGACCTGACGATTCCCGCCAAAGTCGCTGAGAAATTGCTGAAAGAAGCCTCAGTGAACAATACCTTGGTGGATCTCAATATCCCCGATCTTTCCTGGAAGGGCAAAACTATCCTCAGAGAAGTTCAAACTCATCCTTGGAAATCAACCTCTGTTTACCACATCAGCTTTTTTGCGGTGTCGGCAGGAACCAGCTTGGATTTGGTTGTGCCGCTACATTTGGTGGGAGAACCTTATGGGGTCACCCAGGAAGGGGGCGTCTTAGATGTGGTGATGACCGAACTCCCGATCCAATGCACCCGGGACAATATCCCGGATTCCATTGAAATTGATATTACCCACCTCAAACTGGGGGATGCTTTGCACGTGAGCGAACTTCCGTTATCGGAAGGGGTAAGCGCTCATGTGGAAGGCGATCGCATCGTCTTGACGATTCTCCAGTCCAGAAATACCGAGAAATCCACCGACGAAGAGAGTGCGGAGGAAGGAGTCACTGCCTAG
- a CDS encoding adenylosuccinate synthase produces MANVVVIGAQWGDEGKGKVTDLLSKSADVVVRYQGGVNAGHTVVVKDQTFKLHLIPSGILYPETECIIGSGTVIDPKTLIEELDRLEALNISTENLMISQTAHVTMPYHRLIDQASEERRGNHKIGTTGRGIGPTYADKSERIGIRVLDLIDPEGLRKQLNWTINYKNVILEKLYDLPPLDPEEVIQEYEQYAQRLRPHVVDASLKIYDAVQEKRNILFEGAQGTLLDLDHGTYPYVTSSNPVAGGACVGAGVGPTMIDRVIGVAKAYTTRVGEGPFPTEMTEGIGDILCDRGAEFGTTTGRKRRCGWFDAVIGRYAVRINGIDCLAITKLDVLDELDEIKVCVAYQIDGTRCDNFPSSSRLFARCKPIYETLPGWQQSTMNCRTLEDLPKQALDYLKYLAELMAVPIAVVSIGASRDQTIIVEDPIHGPKRGLLDANGTPV; encoded by the coding sequence TTGGCTAACGTCGTTGTAATCGGTGCCCAGTGGGGCGATGAAGGAAAAGGCAAAGTTACCGATCTGTTAAGCAAATCGGCAGATGTTGTAGTCCGTTACCAAGGGGGGGTCAACGCCGGTCACACGGTAGTAGTCAAGGACCAAACCTTCAAACTGCACCTGATTCCCTCTGGTATCCTTTATCCAGAAACCGAATGTATCATTGGTTCGGGAACGGTAATCGATCCAAAAACTTTAATTGAAGAACTCGATCGCCTCGAAGCCCTCAATATTTCTACGGAAAATCTGATGATTTCCCAGACGGCTCATGTGACGATGCCGTACCATCGCCTCATCGATCAGGCATCGGAGGAACGTCGGGGAAACCACAAAATCGGCACAACCGGGCGCGGAATTGGCCCAACTTATGCCGATAAATCCGAACGGATTGGGATTCGGGTTTTAGATTTAATCGATCCCGAGGGGCTGCGCAAGCAACTCAATTGGACGATTAATTATAAAAACGTGATTTTGGAGAAATTGTACGATCTGCCTCCCCTTGACCCGGAGGAAGTGATCCAGGAGTATGAGCAGTACGCTCAACGTCTGCGTCCTCATGTGGTGGATGCCTCCCTGAAAATTTATGACGCGGTACAAGAAAAGCGCAATATATTATTTGAAGGGGCGCAAGGGACCCTGCTGGACCTGGATCATGGGACTTACCCCTATGTCACCTCGTCGAACCCGGTAGCAGGTGGGGCCTGCGTGGGAGCCGGAGTCGGTCCGACGATGATCGATCGCGTGATTGGTGTGGCGAAAGCGTACACGACGCGGGTGGGTGAAGGGCCTTTCCCCACAGAAATGACCGAGGGAATCGGCGATATTCTGTGCGATCGCGGAGCAGAATTCGGGACCACCACGGGCCGAAAACGGCGCTGCGGCTGGTTTGATGCCGTCATCGGTCGCTATGCAGTCCGCATTAACGGCATCGACTGTCTCGCCATTACCAAACTCGACGTTTTAGACGAACTCGACGAAATTAAAGTCTGCGTTGCCTACCAAATTGATGGCACTCGCTGCGATAATTTCCCCAGCAGTTCCCGTCTGTTTGCGCGGTGTAAACCCATTTATGAAACCCTTCCCGGTTGGCAGCAATCCACCATGAACTGTCGCACCTTGGAAGACTTACCCAAGCAAGCCCTAGACTACCTCAAATATCTAGCCGAATTGATGGCAGTCCCGATCGCCGTCGTCTCCATTGGGGCCAGTCGTGACCAAACCATCATCGTTGAAGACCCCATCCACGGACCCAAACGCGGTCTTTTAGATGCCAACGGCACTCCCGTCTAA
- a CDS encoding adenosine deaminase: MALYAELHRHLGGSVVPRVLWRYFQRHDRELALRFPEYLGFEEFYTKPRDTLDEYLELHTLVENVQSVETLPYFIYRLIRGAYIFENLAYLELRYTPYLRTPHDLSQSQRIDRMAEIVEVVGKASQLPEYPIVTRQILCMHSRLPDEVNRAIVDLASQMPQYVCAIDVAGGDNHYGDRLDEFVKLYAYARNLGINTTGHLYETPDGCHPELLPYLMRIGHGIQIPLKHPELLPEVARRGQCLEVCPTTYFKTGTLQDIQDLKIIFDRCFEAGVDIAICTDNAGLHDMRLPFEYESLLTQDIIDFRQMQACQEAAFRHAFAWPYQQPPAEMLTDLLKPESMPVMPVG, from the coding sequence GTGGCTTTATATGCTGAACTGCACCGACATCTAGGAGGTTCGGTGGTGCCTCGGGTTCTATGGCGATATTTTCAGCGCCACGATCGCGAACTGGCGCTGCGCTTTCCCGAATATCTTGGGTTTGAAGAGTTTTACACCAAACCCCGGGATACCCTTGATGAGTATTTAGAACTCCACACCCTGGTTGAAAATGTCCAAAGCGTTGAAACTCTCCCCTATTTTATCTATCGGTTGATTCGGGGGGCCTATATTTTTGAAAATCTGGCCTATTTAGAACTGCGTTATACCCCATACCTGCGGACCCCTCATGATTTGAGTCAATCTCAGCGGATCGATCGCATGGCAGAGATTGTGGAAGTTGTCGGCAAGGCGTCCCAGTTACCGGAATATCCCATCGTCACTCGCCAAATTCTTTGTATGCATTCGCGCCTGCCGGATGAGGTGAATCGGGCGATCGTGGACTTGGCGAGTCAGATGCCGCAGTATGTCTGTGCGATCGATGTAGCGGGAGGGGACAATCATTATGGCGATCGCCTCGATGAATTTGTCAAACTCTACGCATACGCCCGTAACCTGGGTATAAATACCACCGGCCACCTCTACGAAACCCCCGACGGATGCCATCCGGAACTCCTCCCCTACTTAATGCGAATCGGACATGGGATTCAAATTCCCTTAAAACATCCGGAATTATTACCCGAAGTCGCCCGTCGCGGACAATGTTTAGAAGTCTGTCCCACCACTTATTTTAAAACTGGAACCCTCCAGGATATCCAAGACCTAAAAATCATCTTTGACCGCTGCTTTGAGGCCGGGGTTGATATTGCGATTTGTACGGATAATGCTGGATTACATGATATGCGCTTACCCTTTGAGTACGAAAGTCTATTAACTCAGGATATTATTGATTTTCGCCAGATGCAAGCCTGTCAGGAAGCCGCATTTCGTCATGCCTTTGCATGGCCTTATCAGCAACCTCCAGCCGAAATGTTAACGGATTTGTTGAAACCAGAATCTATGCCAGTCATGCCCGTGGGTTAG
- a CDS encoding family 10 glycosylhydrolase has protein sequence MPRKKKEPSGCGCASIPFSVILLFLGGSYFLFTQREHLISRLIPEDVRENIPSQIGQFIPEDLQAKIPFLKGFDSADAEEITQTLPEATPTPELPPPPPPRLPQAPISNPSPPPPTAEIKPPGNLPENPITPSNPQSPWEKKAIRGIYFSRYQITNNATEEMIRARVRYYRDRGINTLIHGVWGNACTMYNSAVMQAKFGYESCPNEFEDKWLDWLIDEAHKHGMEVHAYFEKGIKIDENSPAFDLAVQRGWIVPGVDRTHPGVDHYVLNVGVPEVAELFTNILVEFVTKYPKIDAVQWDDYLGYHAELAGQVDRTLELTNFVKKAISATKAANPSVSFDICHHNPYWAKRYFAADWENWGVDRVFIQVYADENFAQELPYVEAYDGISITERQFNRLEELVRNPKVDNILLFPLSGEPEKMADEVKRLTAKIK, from the coding sequence ATGCCCCGGAAAAAGAAAGAACCCAGTGGATGTGGATGTGCAAGCATTCCGTTTTCGGTAATTCTCCTATTTTTAGGGGGGAGTTATTTTTTATTCACTCAGCGAGAACATTTGATCAGCCGATTGATACCCGAGGATGTCCGAGAAAATATTCCTTCGCAAATCGGTCAATTTATTCCCGAAGATTTACAAGCTAAAATTCCCTTTCTGAAGGGGTTTGATTCAGCGGATGCAGAGGAAATAACTCAGACTTTGCCCGAGGCAACCCCAACTCCAGAACTGCCACCACCCCCACCACCCCGGTTACCCCAAGCGCCAATTTCTAATCCCTCTCCACCCCCGCCAACGGCTGAAATTAAACCCCCAGGTAATTTACCCGAAAATCCCATAACCCCCTCCAATCCTCAAAGTCCTTGGGAAAAAAAAGCGATTCGAGGGATTTATTTTAGTCGCTACCAAATCACTAATAATGCAACGGAAGAAATGATTAGAGCGAGGGTCAGGTATTATCGCGATCGCGGGATTAATACCCTGATTCATGGCGTCTGGGGGAATGCTTGCACCATGTACAACAGTGCAGTTATGCAGGCAAAATTTGGCTATGAGAGTTGTCCCAATGAGTTTGAGGATAAATGGCTGGATTGGTTAATAGACGAAGCGCATAAACATGGCATGGAAGTCCATGCTTATTTTGAGAAAGGTATTAAAATAGATGAAAATAGTCCAGCATTCGATTTAGCCGTTCAGCGGGGATGGATTGTTCCGGGAGTGGACCGCACCCATCCCGGCGTTGACCATTATGTTTTGAATGTTGGCGTTCCGGAAGTTGCGGAATTGTTCACCAATATTTTGGTGGAGTTTGTCACAAAATATCCCAAAATTGATGCGGTGCAGTGGGATGATTATTTGGGATATCATGCCGAATTAGCGGGACAAGTCGATCGCACCCTGGAATTAACCAACTTTGTGAAGAAAGCGATTTCAGCAACAAAAGCCGCCAATCCATCGGTGAGTTTTGACATTTGTCATCATAATCCCTATTGGGCCAAACGCTACTTTGCAGCAGATTGGGAAAACTGGGGAGTCGATCGCGTGTTTATTCAAGTCTATGCCGATGAAAATTTCGCGCAAGAACTCCCCTATGTAGAGGCTTACGATGGGATTTCAATTACCGAACGACAATTTAACCGTTTAGAAGAATTAGTCAGGAATCCGAAAGTGGATAATATTTTGTTATTTCCGCTGTCAGGAGAACCGGAAAAAATGGCCGATGAGGTTAAGCGTTTGACGGCTAAGATTAAGTAG
- a CDS encoding transcriptional regulator has protein sequence MTSGLKNPSRYYLELMTAFPPRPITNEVEYQATQTQINKILDQPELNADDRAYLKILGLTIYDYEEQTESF, from the coding sequence ATGACGAGTGGTTTAAAGAATCCTAGCCGTTACTACTTAGAACTCATGACAGCATTTCCCCCTCGCCCTATCACCAATGAGGTTGAATACCAAGCTACGCAAACCCAGATTAACAAAATTTTAGATCAGCCAGAATTAAACGCGGACGATCGCGCCTACCTGAAAATACTGGGTTTGACCATTTACGACTATGAAGAACAAACCGAATCGTTTTGA
- a CDS encoding DUF4926 domain-containing protein, which produces MTLTLETFQLCDVIALLEAIPEHHLIPGQVGTIVEELAPNVYEVEFIDDEGQTYAMLPLQVHQILRLHYSPTQQ; this is translated from the coding sequence ATGACTCTAACTCTCGAAACTTTCCAACTCTGTGATGTGATTGCTCTTTTAGAAGCCATCCCCGAACATCACTTAATTCCCGGTCAAGTGGGAACTATTGTAGAAGAACTCGCCCCCAATGTTTATGAAGTAGAATTTATTGATGATGAAGGGCAAACCTATGCGATGCTTCCCCTCCAGGTTCATCAAATTCTGCGGCTTCACTATTCTCCGACTCAGCAATAA
- a CDS encoding DUF6883 domain-containing protein, with the protein MQLPNAQSAFIDLDKLRNYSLNSEHHRGKHKARLFASMLGLTCDDAEELQYLLAEAAQNYDAVPTENDQYGQRYCIDFAVTRLGQTATIRSTWIVRISETFPRLTSCYIIKTKP; encoded by the coding sequence ATGCAACTCCCTAATGCTCAATCTGCATTTATCGATCTGGATAAACTGCGAAACTATAGTCTCAACAGCGAACATCATCGCGGCAAACACAAAGCCCGCTTATTTGCGTCAATGTTAGGATTAACCTGTGACGATGCGGAAGAATTACAATATCTCTTAGCCGAAGCGGCCCAGAACTATGATGCTGTCCCCACGGAGAACGATCAATATGGACAACGCTACTGTATTGATTTTGCAGTCACGCGCCTAGGTCAAACTGCGACCATTCGCAGCACTTGGATTGTCCGCATCTCGGAAACATTTCCTCGCTTAACCAGTTGTTATATCATCAAAACAAAACCATGA